The Melitaea cinxia chromosome 6, ilMelCinx1.1, whole genome shotgun sequence genome has a window encoding:
- the LOC123654742 gene encoding putative gustatory receptor 28a, whose product MMSGLAMRTYRILKPKRLLNIVDSSYLIRYLRKIAGASVLTIESNSHDEITTTFTFFGFICFVFWYCIYFYCLYKIHVDDQTILRTLYDTKLKHYGDGVERIMNTMFISYAMWKVPFDLSGSANDMQLIVDIDKAIKNLVGEIDYSRHLHLVVVICLAHFIVSGTRVFSIWVSLLNLGRSMPMEKVFQMVFTDSIAFIIVTQYCTYLVILRRRYKQLNNVLNSINSSEFFVQFIRPRTIDKTLLVQEKQVCKKIKACGKIYSMLYKATETANEKYGLVLLLTMLMTLLQLVLYLYYFMEATASGLFRDLQNYIDFLIYIAWQISFALTIIYVCIYFSEATVKEARTTAHVTHEIINSDASPTLITEAVNLSLQTLQQTPTFTAHGLFKLDHVILLEGARSVTTYLVILLQFVTDKR is encoded by the exons ATGATGTCTGGACTAGCTATGCGCACATATAGAATTCTTAAACCAAAACGATTACTTAATATTGTGGACTCATCTTATTTAATtcgttatttaagaaaaatcgCTGGAGCATCCGTCCTAACAATTGAAAGCAACTCGCACGATGAAATTACCACCACGTTTACATTTTTTGgctttatttgttttgtattttggtaTTGCATATACTTCTATTGTTTATATAAGATTCATGTTGATGACCAGACTATACTTCGAACTTTGTACGACACAAAATTGAAGCATTACGGCGACGGAGTTGAGAGAATAATGAATACCATGTTTATCTCATACGCTATGTGGAAGGTACCTTTTGACTTGAGCGGTAGTGCAAACGATATGCAATTGATAGTAGATATTGACAAGGCCATAAAAAACTTGGTGGGAGAAATAGACTATTCGAGACATTTGCACTTAGTGGTGGTCATTTGTTTAGCACACTTTATCGTCAGTGGAACTAGGGTTTTCAGCATTTGGGTGTCGCTTCTTAATTTAGGAAGAAGTATGCCAATGGAGAAAGTATTTCAAATGGTTTTCACCGACTCCATTGCCTTTATAATAGTAACACAATATTGCACTTACTTGGTCATATTGCGCAGAAGATATAAACAATTGAATAACGTTCTAAATTCTATAAATTCATCAGagttttttgtacaatttattcGACCCAGAACAATAGATAAAACATTGTTAGTACAAGAAAAACAAGTTTGTAAGAAGATTAAGGCCTGTGGAAAGATTTATAGTATGTTATATAAAGCTACGGAAACAGCTAATGAAAAGTATGGCTTGGTCCTTCTTTTGACTATGCTGATGACGTTGTTACAGCtagttttgtatttgtattacttCATGGAGGCTACTGCATCAGGCTTATTTCGAGATCTTCAAAATTACATcgatttcttaatttatatcGCGTGGCAAATAAGTTTTGCTTTAACCATTATATACGTTTGCATTTATTTTAGTGAAGCTACTGTCAAAGAA gCTCGAACTACTGCACACGTAACACATGAAATTATAAACAGTGATGCAAGTCCTACACTTATAACGGag gCTGTTAACTTATCTCTACAAACTCTTCAACAAACGCCAACATTTACGGCTCACGGTTTATTTAAACTGGACCACGTGATACTTCTAGAA